A DNA window from Impatiens glandulifera chromosome 7, dImpGla2.1, whole genome shotgun sequence contains the following coding sequences:
- the LOC124945190 gene encoding uncharacterized protein LOC124945190, whose translation MSNQRLESLPPTETLELDNGLSLLTRVKLLLTVNRADFSIKPLDEWLLKSSLCNFLKTSSIVVTEADIQLRRFKDIKKRKREDPVADGALFIRDSNSLTKALPSQASDVSDVMALERKFLDWRRSLVKKMDGIELNLEGTKFKLTVSMPKSDDLEGMRKEWEEFYAFGSRGHIRGGKHAPDTIVVRGLPSRWFAEPRVSAKPSMLVTHTIFSTFGKIRNINVAEDHDLGKNGDEDILDIVSGLQCKIVVQFEKEKDFCNALRVLCGRSMQKEGSSLRADYEVTWDKNEVFRNSRNESSQEKSSRLSTLPFSRDYRNEAPRNLFRQNLSGLSPENSRPKRFKE comes from the exons ATGAGCAATCAACGACTAGAATCTCTTCCTCCAACGGAAACCCTAGAATTGGACAACGGCCTATCTCTCCTTACCCGAGTGAAACTTCTCCTTACCGTCAACCGAGCCGACTTCTCTATCAAGCCCTTAGACGAATGGCTTCTCAAGAGCTCTCTGTGCAACTTCCTTAAGACCTCCTCTATTGTCGTCACTGAGGCCGATATCCAGCTGCGTCGATTCAAAGACATCAAGAAACGTAAGCGCGAAGATCCAGTCGCCGATGGCGCCCTCTTCATCCGCGACTCCAATTCTCTCACCAAGGCCTTACCTTCACAAGCAAGCGATGTCTCGGATGTCATGGCATTGGAGAGGAAGTTTCTAGATTGGAGAAGGTCACTTGTGAAGAAGATGGATGGTATTGAGCTAAATCTCGAGGgaactaaatttaaattgacGGTTTCCATGCCCAAATCAGATGATCTTGAGGGGATGAGAAAAGAGTGGGAAGAATTTTATGCTTTTGGCTCCCGAG GTCATATCAGGGGTGGGAAACATGCACCTGACACGATTGTGGTGAGAGGCCTTCCATCTCGGTGGTTTGCTGAGCCTCGTGTTTCAGCTAAGCCTTCTATGCTGGTTACCCACACAATTTTTTCGACATTTGGAAAGATCAG GAACATTAATGTTGCCGAGGATCATGATCTAGGAAAGAATGGGGATGAAGATATTCTAGACATAGTTTCTGGTCTCCAATGTAAAATtgtggttcaatttgagaaagaGAAGGACTTCTGCAATGCTCTAAGAGTCCTGTGTGGCCGCTCTATGCAGAAG GAAGGATCAAGCTTGAGAGCTGATTATGAGGTTACCTGGGACAAGAACGAGGTTTTCAGGAATTCTAGAAATGAATCATCTCAAGAGAAGAGTAGTCGGCTGTCAACATTACCTTTCTCACGAGATTACAGAAATGAGGCCCCGCGAAACCTATTCCGACAGAATCTTTCAGGGCTAAGCCCAGAAAACTCACGGCCAAAGAGATTTAAG GAATAA